A window from Saccharomyces eubayanus strain FM1318 chromosome XIV, whole genome shotgun sequence encodes these proteins:
- the VPS27 gene encoding ESCRT-0 subunit protein VPS27: protein MSVSTPGELDTLIEKATSESIPNGDLDLPIALEISDVLRSRRVSPKDSMRCIKKRILNTANNPNTQLSSWKLTNICVKNGGTPFIKEVCSREFMDTMEHVILKEDNNEELSELVKTILYELYVAFKNDSQLNYVARVYDKLVSRGIKFPKKLTISNSPTAMFDSKTPADWIDSDACMVCSKKFTLLNRKHHCRSCGGVFCQEHSSNNIPLPDLGIYEPVRVCDNCFEDYDLKKHDNSKQSRKHRHNKKKKDKDSSTPEDEEELIRRAIELSLRESRNSTSGEPIVPIVEPRPAEQYHEPEREEELEEEEDLDLKAAIEASLREAEEAKKRSERQQTHQQPHQQPQLQRLPHQPQPLQSVDLTHEEEDSIYMFASLVEKMKSRPVNEILEDSKLQNLAQKVFASKARLNYALNDKAQKYNTLIEMNGKISEVMNIYDRLLEQQLQSISLSQQYTLPQVPSDPYDYSANHMPNQQQSYQLPPIQQPSYQYQPQQEVSHQRPERVDPPSTTNIDHLKTINIVPQAEQKPQPQVELAPSDPPYPKEEEEEGESQIEPERKASTQESHERPYPVETETEENSINERPQGITRYDFPTVPARKVVEPELATPIATSSSETPIKEERPPTPQEELLIEL from the coding sequence ATGTCCGTCAGTACGCCAGGTGAGTTGGACACGTTAATAGAAAAAGCCACTAGCGAAAGCATTCCGAATGGCGACCTCGATCTTCCCATAGCATTAGAGATTTCTGATGTCTTAAGGTCTAGAAGGGTCAGCCCTAAGGATTCGATGCGTTgcataaagaaaagaatccTTAATACAGCCAATAATCCAAACACTCAATTGTCTTCATGGAAACTTACAAATATATGTGTTAAGAATGGTGGAACACCATTTATTAAAGAAGTTTGTTCTAGAGAGTTTATGGATACCATGGAACACgttattttgaaagaggACAATAACGAAGAATTGTCTGAGTTGGTAAAAACCATACTATATGAATTATATGTTGCCTTTAAGAACGATTCGCAACTAAATTATGTAGCTAGGGTTTATGATAAGTTAGTCTCTCGTGGCATTAAGTTCCCTAAAAAGTtgacaatttcaaattcgcCAACTGCAATGTTCGATTCAAAGACGCCAGCGGACTGGATAGATTCCGATGCATGCATGGTTTGCTCCAAGAAGTTCACTTTGTTAAATAGGAAGCATCATTGTCGTTCTTGTGGTGGAGTATTCTGCCAAGAACATTCATCAAATAATATACCATTACCTGATTTAGGGATTTATGAACCTGTGAGAGTTTGCGATAACTGCTTTGAAGATTATGACTTGAAGAAACATGACAATAGTAAACaatcaagaaaacatcgtcacaacaaaaaaaaaaaggataagGACAGTTCAACCcctgaagatgaagaggaatTGATAAGAAGAGCTATAGAGCTCTCTCTAAGGGAATCTAGAAACAGCACAAGTGGAGAACCTATAGTCCCTATTGTGGAACCAAGACCTGCGGAACAGTACCATGAGccagaaagagaagaagaattagaagaagaggaagattTAGATTTAAAGGCAGCCATTGAAGCAAGCTTGAGAGAAGCtgaagaagcaaaaaaacGTAGCGAGCGTCAGCAGACACACCAACAACCACACCAACAACCACAACTGCAACGACTCCCACACCAACCACAACCTCTTCAATCTGTTGATTTAACgcatgaagaagaagacagcATATACATGTTTGCATCGCtagttgaaaaaatgaaatctAGACCCGTGaatgaaattttggaagattCCAAACTACAGAATTTAGCACAAAAAGTATTTGCCTCCAAAGCTAGATTGAATTATGCTCTAAATGATAAAGCTCAAAAATACAATACTTTGATAGAAATGAATGGGAAGATCTCTGAGGTTATGAATATATATGATAGATTGTTGGAGCAGCAGCTACAAAGCATCAGCTTATCACAACAATACACTCTTCCACAAGTTCCCTCTGATCCTTATGATTATTCAGCAAATCACATGCCAAATCAACAGCAAAGTTATCAACTACCTCCTATTCAGCAACCATCCTACCAGTATCAACCGCAACAAGAGGTTTCACATCAACGACCAGAACGGGTGGACCCACCTTCAACTACTAATATTGACCATTTGAAAACCATTAATATAGTACCACAAGCAGAGCAAAAGCCCCAGCCGCAAGTTGAACTCGCACCTTCCGATCCACCTTAtccaaaggaagaagaggaggaaggAGAAAGCCAAATAGAACCCGAACGGAAAGCTTCCACACAAGAGTCACATGAAAGACCATATCCTGTGGAGACAGAAACGGAGGAAAACTCAATAAATGAACGGCCTCAAGGTATTACACGCTATGATTTCCCGACTGTTCCCGCACGTAAAGTCGTCGAACCAGAGCTGGCCACACCAATTGCTACAAGCTCCTCTGAGACTCCgatcaaagaagaaaggccGCCAACTCCTCAAGAGGAGTTATTAATAGAGCTTTAA
- the RPC34 gene encoding DNA-directed RNA polymerase III subunit C34 gives MSGVIENGLQLSDNAKTLHSQMISQGVGALYTQQELQKQMGIGSLTDLMSIVQELLDKNLIKLVKQNDELKFQGVLESEAQKKATMSAEESLVYSYIEASGREGIWSKTIKARTNLHQHVVLKCLKSLESQRYVKSVKSVKFPTRKIYMLYSLQPSVDITGGPWFTDGELDIEFINSLLTIVWRFISENTFPNGFKNFENGPNRNVFYAPNVKNYSTTQEILEFITAAQVANVELTPSNIRSLCEVLVYDDKLEKVMHDCYKVTLESILQMNQGETDPDSGNKAEEHEEEFSIFNYFKMFPASQHDKEVVYFDEWTI, from the coding sequence ATGAGTGGAGTGATAGAGAATGGACTACAGCTGTCGGACAATGCCAAGACGTTACATAGTCAGATGATTTCGCAAGGTGTGGGCGCACTATATACACAACAGGAGCTTCAAAAGCAGATGGGAATTGGGTCATTAACAGACCTGATGTCTATTGTACAGGAACTGCTGGATAAGAACTTGATCAAATTAGTGAAACAAAACGATGAACTAAAATTCCAAGGTGTTTTGGAATCTGAGGCACAAAAGAAAGCCACCATGTCGGCAGAAGAGTCATTGGTATATTCTTATATAGAGGCCAGTGGCAGGGAGGGCATATGGTCCAAGACGATCAAAGCAAGAACCAATCTCCACCAGCACGTGGTTCTCAAATGTTTAAAGAGTTTAGAATCTCAAAGGTATGTAAAAAGTGTTAAGAGCGTCAAATTTCCCACAAGAAAGATCTATATGCTGTACAGTTTGCAACCGTCGGTGGATATTACGGGGGGGCCATGGTTCACAGACGGAGAACTGGATATAGAATTCATCAACAGTTTATTGACTATCGTCTGGAGGTTCATATCGGAGAACACCTTCCCCAACGGTTTCAAGAACTTCGAAAATGGGCCCAACAGAAACGTCTTTTACGCACCAAACGTAAAGAATTATTCCACCACCCAGGAGATCCTGGAGTTTATTACAGCAGCCCAAGTGGCCAACGTGGAGTTGACCCCGTCAAATATCAGATCACTCTGCGAGGTTCTGGTGTATGACGACAAGCTGGAAAAAGTCATGCACGACTGTTACAAGGTGACCCTAGAGAGTATTCTACAAATGAACCAAGGCGAAACCGACCCGGATTCGGGAAACAAAGCCGAGGAGCATGAAGAAGAGTTTTCCATCTTCAACTACTTCAAGATGTTCCCGGCCTCTCAGCACGACAAAGAAGTAGTGTACTTCGATGAATGGACAATCTAG
- the ATG3 gene encoding Atg3p, with the protein MIRSTLSSWREYLTPITHKSTFLTTGQITPEEFVQAGDYLCHMFPTWKWNEESLDVSYREFLPKNKQFLVIRKVPSDKRAEQCVEVEGTDVDVKDFEGDEDEDGALEYIGARTEHVKSTPEGRTEDAHIDDIDELIQDMEIKDDDENEEAEGHNAANPLATDIAQERYYDLYIAYSTSYRVPKMYIVGFNADGSPLTPEQMFEDISADYRTKTATIEKLPFYKNSVLSVSIHPCKHANVMKILLDKVRVVRQRRRKEQQEEQEHKEVDGVGDWEDLQDDIDDSLRVDQYLIVFLKFITSVTPSIQHDYTMEGW; encoded by the coding sequence ATGATTAGGTCTACACTAAGTAGCTGGAGGGAATATCTAACTCCCATAACACATAAGTCCACCTTCTTAACCACGGGTCAAATAACTCCTGAAGAGTTTGTACAGGCCGGTGACTACCTATGTCATATGTTCCCCACTTGGAAATGGAATGAGGAGTCTTTGGACGTTAGTTACAGAGAATTTTTGCCGAAGAATAAGCAATTTTTGGTTATTAGGAAAGTCCCCTCTGATAAACGTGCCGAGCAGTGTGTCGAAGTTGAAGGAACTGATGTAGACGTGAAAGACTTTGAAggcgatgaagatgaagatggtgCTTTGGAATATATAGGTGCTAGAACCGAACACGTAAAAAGTACGCCGGAGGGGAGAACTGAGGATGCACACATTGACGATATCGATGAGCTGATACAGGACatggaaatcaaagatgacgatgaaaatgaagaagcagAGGGGCATAATGCTGCGAACCCCTTAGCTACAGATATTGCTCAGGAAAGGTACTACGACCTTTATATTGCGTACTCGACCTCTTATAGGGTTCCCAAGATGTACATAGTAGGGTTTAATGCCGATGGTTCACCACTAACACCCGAGCAGATGTTCGAAGATATATCAGCGGATTATAGAACAAAAACAGCCACCATCGAAAAGCTGCCTTTTTATAAAAATTCGGTACTATCTGTTTCTATTCATCCATGCAAGCATGCTAACgtgatgaaaattttgctTGATAAAGTTCGTGTGGTTAGACagcgaagaagaaaagagcagcaagaagaacaagaacataAAGAGGTGGACGGTGTGGGAGATTGGGAGGATTTACAAGACGATATCGATGATTCGTTACGTGTGGACCAATATTTAATtgtgtttttgaaattcattACTAGTGTTACACCTAGTATTCAACACGACTATACCATGGAAGGTTGGTAA
- the ATO2 gene encoding putative ammonium permease ATO2 codes for MSDREQKSGNTAFENPKAFDSSDNESICENNEHNEHSRHSQESLCKIYTAGKNNEYIYIGRQKFLRDDLAEAFGGTLNPGLAPAPVHKFANPAPLGLSGFALTTFVLSLCNARAQGVTTPNVVVGCAMFYGGLVQLIAGIWEIALENTFGGTALCSFGGFWLSFGAIYIPWFGILDAYKDKESDLGNALGFYLLGWALFTFGLCVCTMKSTIMFFALFFLLAVTFLLLSIANFTGEVGVTRAGGVVGVVVAFIAWYNAYAGIANRQNSYIMVHPFPLPSNDKVFF; via the coding sequence ATGTCTGACAGAGAGCAAAAGAGTGGTAACACCGCCTTCGAGAACCCTAAGGCGTTCGACTCCTCAGATAATGAATCTATCTGTGAAAACAACGAGCACAACGAGCACAGCCGCCATTCGCAGGAGTCCCTGTGCAAAATCTATACCGCGGGCAAAAACAACGAGTACATTTATATCGGTCGTCAAAAATTCCTTAGAGACGATTTGGCAGAAGCGTTTGGTGGTACTTTGAATCCCGGTTTAGCCCCCGCGCCGGTCCATAAGTTCGCTAATCCTGCTCCCCTAGGTCTTTCTGGTTTCGCGCTCACCACGTTCGTACTTTCTCTGTGCAACGCAAGGGCTCAAGGCGTCACCACCCCCAACGTCGTTGTAGGGTGTGCCATGTTTTACGGTGGCCTGGTGCAACTGATTGCGGGCATTTGGGAGATCGCTCTGGAAAATACTTTTGGTGGAACTGCCCTGTGTTCTTTTGGCGGGTTTTGGTTAAGTTTTGGTGCTATTTACATTCCTTGGTTCGGTATTCTGGACGCCTACAAGGATAAGGAGTCTGACCTCGGGAACGCCCTAGGGTTTTACCTCTTGGGATGGGCACTATTCACTTTTGGTCTCTGCGTCTGCACTATGAAGTCAACCATAATGTTTTTTGCcttgttctttctcttAGCTGTCACGTTCTTACTATTGTCAATTGCGAACTTCACAGGTGAAGTTGGTGTCACTAGGGCTGGTGGTGTCGTGGGCGTCGTAGTCGCCTTCATTGCCTGGTATAATGCTTACGCAGGTATCGCCAATAGGCAAAACTCATACATCATGGTCCATCCTTTCCCGTTACCTAGTAACGATAAAGTCTTTTTCTAA
- the SWM2 gene encoding Swm2p, translating into MADLYSGSTLESLLDGLTDLNRIPKEYSPLLEPYFQNIAKDENLKSKALEICRSNFHKWKAEDEKGVDPEITRRCLNLWYVIKGKEYKKLKNPPPADNIIKDEIDVSNIEDLNVGRLEFDEYGKPITNPLDNLTLEEVEVSDFIKE; encoded by the coding sequence ATGGCTGATTTATACAGTGGCTCCACTTTAGAAAGTTTACTAGACGGATTAACCGACTTGAATAGAATCCCGAAGGAGTACTCTCCACTATTAGAACCAtactttcaaaatatagCAAAAGATGAGAATTTGAAATCCAAAGCCCTTGAAATTTGTCGTTCTAATTTCCATAAATGGAAGgcagaagatgaaaaaggTGTCGATCCTGAAATTACAAGAAGATGTCTTAACCTGTGGTATGTCATCAAAGGTAAAGAgtacaaaaaattaaagaatcCCCCACCGGCTGATAACATTATTAAAGATGAGATTGATGTGTCAAATATTGAGGACCTGAATGTGGGCAGACTGGAGTTCGATGAATATGGTAAACCTATAACTAATCCACTAGATAATCTGACCTTAGAAGAGGTCGAAGTTAGTGACTTCATAAAAGAGTAA